Within Oligoflexus sp., the genomic segment TAAGAATTCCCGTGGTTTCGCATGAATCGGATCTGACGCCCGGTCTTGCGAACCGCTTGATCAAACCCTTCTGCCGTTTGATCTTCTACTGCTTCCCTGAAACCGAGAGATATCTGACCGGCGTGCGTTCGGTTGCAGCGGGGATTCCTGTGCGTGAACAGCTTCTGCATGGCAGCCGCGAGCAGGGCGCGAAGATGTGCGGCTTCGATCCTGGTCGTCCAACCATGCTGGTGATGGGTGGCAGTTCCGGGGCCGAGCGAATCAACGCAGCTCTGCGTTCAGCCCTTCCGGAACTCGTTCCCACCTGGCAGATCATTCATCTGACCGGCAAAGGCAAGGGCATCGACTTCAAGCATCCGTCTTATGCCGCATTTGAATATGTGAATGAAGGACTCGAACATATCTTCGCTCTGGCTGATCTGGTCGTCACGCGGGCCGGCGCGAATTCCCTTTTCGAACTGAAGGCGCTGGCCAAACCCATGCTCCTGATTCCTCTGGAAATCGCCAGCCGCGGTGATCAGGTCGATAACGCCAAATCCTTCGCATCGCAGGGCTGGGCCCAGGTACTTCGCGAGACCGAGCTTTCACCGGCAACGCTGATCGCGGCCATAGAAAAGACCCGGCAGGAGGCTCCCGCGATGCAGGAGCGCCTCAGAAAGAGCGGCAGCGGCGAAGGTATTGCCAAGGTGATCTTCGATTATCTGCACAAGGTTTTGAATCTAAAGTAGACGAACGATCTGCAAGCCTTTGAGACTGCGGTGATGACGGTAAAACTTCAGGTAATCCAGGAAGTCCTCATCACCGACCTTCATCAGACTCACCGATGCATGCCGCAGAATGATCCTGCCATCCTTAAGAACCAGAAAACCCTGATGCGTGATATCAATGGCCGTGCCTATCGTACTGACCATATCAAAATTCGGCCTGACGAAGTTTGCGAGCAGCGCGCCTTTTTTTAATTCCTCGCGCAGCTTTTCAAGAGCCGCGGGCTTATCCAACAGGGCGCCGAAATCCACGTACCTCACCAGGGCCCACTCCGCTTCGCTTTTGGGATAGCGGCTCAGGAATTCCAACAGATTGGCGGGATGCTTTTTCTGATACCAGCCGCGACGGTCAATCAGAGTCTTCGCTTCGGAAAGCGGCAGGCCCAAAGTCGCCGTCACATCCTGAGCCCGCCCTTCTTTTTGA encodes:
- a CDS encoding N-acetylmuramoyl-L-alanine amidase-like domain-containing protein, translated to MPLIKETLFTLLLAGSPTLPLGQSLDAISAFFLDIRFKTDALGEGPGAPDSDPIARLDAFDCTTYVETVWAMHRAKAGQDWTKVLQGLRYRGGQVNFTERLHFISVDWLPYHQKEGRAQDVTATLGLPLSEAKTLIDRRGWYQKKHPANLLEFLSRYPKSEAEWALVRYVDFGALLDKPAALEKLREELKKGALLANFVRPNFDMVSTIGTAIDITHQGFLVLKDGRIILRHASVSLMKVGDEDFLDYLKFYRHHRSLKGLQIVRLL
- a CDS encoding undecaprenyldiphospho-muramoylpentapeptide beta-N-acetylglucosaminyltransferase, with translation MVKVALTGGGTAGHVMPHIALLPQYRKLGWEVFYIGSRGIEKELATKAGLTFYTIQTGKLRRYFSVENFVDIFRLVIGVFQALFLLFRKRPDLVFSKGGFVSVPVALAAWVLRIPVVSHESDLTPGLANRLIKPFCRLIFYCFPETERYLTGVRSVAAGIPVREQLLHGSREQGAKMCGFDPGRPTMLVMGGSSGAERINAALRSALPELVPTWQIIHLTGKGKGIDFKHPSYAAFEYVNEGLEHIFALADLVVTRAGANSLFELKALAKPMLLIPLEIASRGDQVDNAKSFASQGWAQVLRETELSPATLIAAIEKTRQEAPAMQERLRKSGSGEGIAKVIFDYLHKVLNLK